ATTTTCACGTAATCCCCCATTATCAGATGGGATCCGGAGAATGGCCATCTGACCTCCGAAGGAAATCCGCAGGTGGACGCGGCCGTTCGGTAGTCGGGAAGGGGGCCGGGAAGGGGCCGGGAAGGGGCCCGTACGTCTCCGcgttggcggcgtgggGATGGTGCAAAAATGGTCAGCAGAGCTGTCGTCAATGTACGGTATAAGAGAACAAGAGGGGTCCCAGATCGACACTTACAGGTCGACACTTACCAGAAAAAACCTCACCATGAAGCACGGACTCATgaacctcctcgtcgggtTCCCGACCTTCCTTGCATTTGGGTAAGATTTTTCTTTTGGATTGTATTCTGACGCCAGATACTCGCTCACATTTTTTGGCGGGATCATGTCCTATCCCTCCTTCTATCGGGAATATGAGATGTTGGATACAGCAACGACAAAGGGCGCACTCAAGCGCCACAACTCGCTGCTCCAGGGTGTCGCAAACGGCATGACCAACCTCGGTGGCGCATTTGCCTGTTTGGTCGTTCTGTATTACGGAAACCGCCTCGGACGCAGGAAGATGAGTTTCATCGGCGGCGTCATTGCCATTATTGGGACCGTCATCTTCTGCACTTCGTACTCGTTTGCCCAGATTCTCGTCTCGCGCTTCATCCAGGGGATCGGGATCGGAATTGGTATCGCTACTGTTCCCGTGTGGCAGTCGGAATTGGCGACAACCAAGAACCGTTCGGCACACGTTATTGTCGATGGAATCATGGTCTCGGGTGGATTCATGGTCGCATCTTGGGTCACATACGGTTTCTCCAAGGCTACCACCGAGGATTCTTGGCAATGGCGCGTACCGGGTATCCTTATCGgtctcttctctctccctATTGTCGGAGGGTCGTTCATGTTCCCCGAGTCGCCGCGATGGCTCGTCATGCAAGGTCGCATCGATGAGGCTCGCGAGATTTTCGAGGACATGTTCCAAGGCTCTGAAGACCCCGATATCGTCGACAATACCCTCAATGCCGCTGTCCGGGTTAACGAGACGGTCACAAATACAAAATGGACCAACCTCTTCCGCATGGGAAAGGACAAGATGGCCTGgcgcctcttcctcgccgtcaccgtccAGTGGTTCACCCAGATGAATGGAGCCGGTATCATTACAGCCTACGCCAACCAGCTGTTTGGCGCCATTGGACTCAAACACGACACGGCCAAGATCGTCGCCTCCGTTGCCCTCACGTACAAGTTCTTCACGTGCTTTATCGCCTTTTTTGTGATTGAGCGCgttggccgccgcgcactCTTCATCACCTCGGGCGTGGGAATGGCCGTGTCCATGTTCGTACTTGCCATCTGCGGCTCCCAGACCACCGCCACAAATCTCGCCCCAGCCTACGTCGCCATCGTGTTCGTTttcatcttcctcttcttcctccccctcgctTTCCTTGGCGTCAACTTCCTTTACTGCCAGGAGATCATTAGCACCCCGTTCCGCGCCCCGGCTGGCGGCATCTCTTCTGCCACTCTCTGGCTCTCCCAGTtcgtccttgccctcaccaccccacTCTCCCTCGAAGTCCTCCAGTGGAAGACGTACATCGTCTGGGGATGTGCCAGCGCCATCATTCCGCCCGTCGTATACCTCTACTACCCAGAGACCACCAACCTCTCCatggaggagctggagggcATCTGGTTCTCTCCCGGTCTTCACGGCCCtgtcaaggaggccgcGCACCTCCGCGCCCTCAAGGCACAGGGTGTCACCGAAAAGTCGGTTCTGGATGGCGAAGTCTTCGCCAACGACAAGACCAGGGCAACCGTAATGGTTGAGAATGTCTAACTGCATTGTACAGCATTTCATTTAGATTGATAGATTGAATTTAGAGTCCCCGAGGTTCACCAAAGCAT
Above is a genomic segment from Cutaneotrichosporon cavernicola HIS019 DNA, chromosome: 1 containing:
- a CDS encoding uncharacterized protein (Belongs to the major facilitator superfamily. Sugar transporter (TC 2.A.1.1) family), translated to MKHGLMNLLVGFPTFLAFGYSLTFFGGIMSYPSFYREYEMLDTATTKGALKRHNSLLQGVANGMTNLGGAFACLVVLYYGNRLGRRKMSFIGGVIAIIGTVIFCTSYSFAQILVSRFIQGIGIGIGIATVPVWQSELATTKNRSAHVIVDGIMVSGGFMVASWVTYGFSKATTEDSWQWRVPGILIGLFSLPIVGGSFMFPESPRWLVMQGRIDEAREIFEDMFQGSEDPDIVDNTLNAAVRVNETVTNTKWTNLFRMGKDKMAWRLFLAVTVQWFTQMNGAGIITAYANQLFGAIGLKHDTAKIVASVALTYKFFTCFIAFFVIERVGRRALFITSGVGMAVSMFVLAICGSQTTATNLAPAYVAIVFVFIFLFFLPLAFLGVNFLYCQEIISTPFRAPAGGISSATLWLSQFVLALTTPLSLEVLQWKTYIVWGCASAIIPPVVYLYYPETTNLSMEELEGIWFSPGLHGPVKEAAHLRALKAQGVTEKSVLDGEVFANDKTRATVMVENV